In Kiritimatiellaceae bacterium, the genomic window GCCACCTCGGTTTCTGCGTCGCCGTCGAAACCCTCAGCAAATATTGCATCGGCGTTTCCGTTTCCTACGCCGCCAACGCCCTCGGCGCCGACCCGATCATCATCGGCGGTTCCGAAGAGCAGAAGAAAAAATATCTTTCCCCGCTCGCCAGCGGCGAAAAATGGGCCGCCTTCGGTTTGACTGAACCGAACGCCGGTTCCGACGCAGGTGGTATCGCCACCACGGCTGTCAAGAAGGGTGACAAATATATCCTCAACGGCACCAAGCAGTGGATCACCAACGGCGGCGAAGCCGACACCTACACCATTCTGGCTGTCACCAATAAAGCCAAAGGCGCCCGCGGCGTTTCCTGCTTTATTGTTGAAAAAGGCACGCCCGGTTTCACCTTCGGTAAAAAAGAAGACAAGCTCGGCATCCGCGCTTCCGCCACCCGCGAGCTGATCTTCCAGGACTGCGAAGTCCCGGCGGAAAATCTCATCGCCAAAGAAGGCATGGGCTTCCTGCTCGCCATGAAGACGTTCGACATTTCCCGGCCCGGCATTGCCGCACAGGGTGTCGGTCTGGCTCAGGGTGCGCTCGACATGGCCGTTGACTACGCCCGCGTCCGTCATCAGTTCGGCAAACCGATCATCGCCAACCAGGGCTTGCAGTGGATGCTCGCCGACATGGCCATGAAAGTTGAAACCGCCCGCGCCATCACCTACGTCGCCTGTAACACCATTGACGGCGGAGAAAAGGATGTCTCGAAAATCTCCGCCATGTGCAAATGCTACGCCGGCGATGTCGCCATGTCCGTCACCACCGACGCCTTGCAGGTTCTCGGCGGCTACGGCTTCATGAAGGAATATCCGGCTGAAAAGATGATGCGCGACGCCAAGATCCTCCAGATCTACGAAGGCACCAACCAGATTCAGCGCGACGTCATCGGCGCGGCACTCATCAAAGAGTACGCCTCCAGAGCCCGCTAAAAGCTTCCAAATATTAGAAACGAAAACCGCCTCGGAAACGGGGCGGCTTTTTTGTTTTTGTGGCGGGCGTTTCCGATTAGAGTGCCCGCATGAAACGGCGGATCATTTACTGGGCGACAGGCATCCTGATTCTGCTGATGCTGGTGAACTGTCATTGGGTTTTTCCGCCGCTACGGAAACCGGATGCGGTCATTACCGTCAAGACCACCGGCTACTGTGCCTGCATGAAATGCAGCGGATGGCGCTTCAACTGGTTCGGACTTCCTTCGCGGAACGGGAAAGTGAAGATTGTCGGACAGAACGCTTCCGGCGGGATGGTTCGGCCGGGAGCTGTCGCAGTGGATCCGAAAGTTTTTCCGCCCGGCACGAAATTTTATATTCCCGGGTACGGCTGGGGAATCGCCGAAGATGTCGGCGGCGGCATCAATCGGCGAGAACTCGATCTCTACTTCCGTCAGCATCGCTGCGCCGACAACTGGGGCGCGCAGACGAAAAAAGTCAAAGTCTGGTATCCGCGCGACTGATGACACCGCGTCTACATTAACTCATTCAGCTTTTCGAGCGTGAGGCTTTCGAGCGAAGCGACGACGGCGTCGGCCATCGTGAGGGCTTCCGCCGGATAGCTGTTGGTGACGGCGAGAACTTTCAGTCCGGCACCGTTGGCGGAGGAGATTCCGGCCGGTGTGTCTTCAATTGCCAGCCCGCTTGTTACGCCGAGTTTTTTCATCGCCAGTT contains:
- a CDS encoding acyl-CoA dehydrogenase; this encodes MNYGLTEEQLEIRAMLDEFGKERIVPVRAELDEKGIFPTDLLKELAQMDMMGLYIDEAYGGMGVGHLGFCVAVETLSKYCIGVSVSYAANALGADPIIIGGSEEQKKKYLSPLASGEKWAAFGLTEPNAGSDAGGIATTAVKKGDKYILNGTKQWITNGGEADTYTILAVTNKAKGARGVSCFIVEKGTPGFTFGKKEDKLGIRASATRELIFQDCEVPAENLIAKEGMGFLLAMKTFDISRPGIAAQGVGLAQGALDMAVDYARVRHQFGKPIIANQGLQWMLADMAMKVETARAITYVACNTIDGGEKDVSKISAMCKCYAGDVAMSVTTDALQVLGGYGFMKEYPAEKMMRDAKILQIYEGTNQIQRDVIGAALIKEYASRAR
- a CDS encoding 3D domain-containing protein, with protein sequence MKRRIIYWATGILILLMLVNCHWVFPPLRKPDAVITVKTTGYCACMKCSGWRFNWFGLPSRNGKVKIVGQNASGGMVRPGAVAVDPKVFPPGTKFYIPGYGWGIAEDVGGGINRRELDLYFRQHRCADNWGAQTKKVKVWYPRD